The following proteins are co-located in the Pseudomonas antarctica genome:
- a CDS encoding FMN-dependent NADH-azoreductase, whose protein sequence is MKLLHIDSSILGDNSASRQLSAGVVKAWQAAEPGVEVTYRDLASEGISHFSGVTLGALGTAAELRDAVQKHEAELSASSLAEFIAADAVVIGAPMYNFSVPSQLKAWIDRIAVAGQTFRYTEAGPEGLCGGKKLIIVSTAGGLHAGQASNVGHEDYLKLVFGFLGITDIEFVRAQGLAYGEEVRSKALSDANVVINEQLFAAA, encoded by the coding sequence ATGAAACTGTTGCATATCGATTCCAGCATCCTCGGCGACAACTCGGCTTCCCGTCAGCTCAGCGCTGGTGTGGTCAAGGCCTGGCAAGCGGCTGAGCCGGGTGTGGAAGTGACTTACCGCGACCTGGCCAGCGAAGGCATCAGCCACTTTTCCGGCGTGACCCTCGGTGCGCTGGGCACCGCTGCCGAGTTGCGTGACGCCGTACAAAAGCACGAAGCTGAGCTGAGCGCTTCATCGCTGGCTGAATTCATCGCTGCCGACGCTGTGGTGATTGGCGCGCCGATGTACAACTTTTCGGTGCCTTCGCAGCTCAAGGCCTGGATCGACCGCATCGCGGTGGCCGGCCAGACGTTCCGTTACACCGAAGCCGGCCCTGAAGGCCTGTGCGGTGGCAAGAAACTGATCATTGTGTCCACAGCAGGTGGCCTGCACGCCGGTCAGGCGAGCAATGTCGGCCACGAAGACTACTTGAAGCTGGTGTTTGGCTTCCTCGGCATCACTGACATTGAGTTTGTCCGCGCCCAAGGCCTGGCCTACGGTGAGGAAGTGCGCAGCAAAGCACTGAGCGACGCTAACGTCGTCATCAACGAACAATTGTTCGCCGCCGCGTAA
- a CDS encoding alpha/beta hydrolase family protein, translated as MMRLCAVLVLSLLGSLISVHAAPAPHPHWSVGFHRMSFLDPLDQQPMKAIAFYPSTDDDHSTQMGPYHVAATEDSKVAIGRFPMLMLSHGNTGTPLALHDLATSLARKGFVVVAVLHPGDNYKDHSRLGTVSNLYGRPIQISAAITATLGDPMLSPFVNVDQVGVIGYSAGGETALILAGAKPDFDRLRRYCHERPEDRDACTTNGELVVDRDDLQPQADPRIHALMLMAPLSLMFGRHTLADVHVPVLLYSGDGDKLVAVDKNAAALARKLPQPPDFKLLAGAGHFVFMAPCDSDQLATMPAICTDADGVDREGIHRDLISEAGRFFVHTLGQSTRAGLQTADQ; from the coding sequence ATGATGCGTCTTTGTGCCGTTTTGGTTCTTTCCCTGCTCGGTAGCCTTATTTCAGTGCACGCCGCGCCAGCACCGCACCCGCATTGGAGTGTGGGCTTCCACCGCATGAGTTTTCTCGACCCGCTGGATCAGCAGCCGATGAAAGCCATCGCGTTCTATCCGTCTACCGACGATGACCACAGCACGCAGATGGGGCCTTATCACGTCGCCGCCACGGAAGACTCCAAGGTCGCCATTGGCCGTTTCCCCATGCTGATGTTGTCCCACGGCAACACAGGCACACCGCTGGCGCTGCATGACCTGGCCACCTCGCTGGCGCGCAAAGGCTTTGTGGTGGTGGCTGTTTTGCACCCTGGCGACAACTACAAGGACCACAGCCGACTGGGCACGGTGAGCAACTTGTATGGGCGGCCGATCCAGATTTCCGCAGCGATCACGGCCACCCTCGGCGACCCGATGCTGTCGCCGTTCGTGAACGTTGATCAGGTAGGTGTTATCGGTTATTCGGCCGGCGGAGAAACTGCATTGATCCTCGCGGGTGCCAAGCCGGATTTTGACCGTCTGCGTCGCTATTGCCACGAACGCCCTGAAGACCGCGACGCCTGCACCACCAACGGCGAGTTAGTGGTCGATCGCGATGACTTGCAGCCGCAGGCCGATCCACGAATCCACGCCTTGATGCTGATGGCACCGTTGAGCCTGATGTTTGGCCGCCATACCCTGGCCGACGTGCATGTGCCGGTGCTGCTCTACAGTGGCGATGGCGACAAGTTGGTGGCGGTGGACAAGAATGCCGCCGCCCTGGCCCGCAAACTGCCGCAGCCACCGGATTTCAAACTGTTGGCCGGAGCAGGGCACTTCGTATTCATGGCGCCGTGTGACAGCGATCAATTGGCGACAATGCCGGCCATCTGTACAGATGCCGACGGTGTAGACCGCGAAGGCATCCACCGCGACCTTATTTCAGAGGCGGGGCGCTTCTTCGTCCACACCCTCGGGCAATCGACCCGCGCCGGTTTGCAGACGGCTGATCAGTAA